One window of the Populus nigra chromosome 4, ddPopNigr1.1, whole genome shotgun sequence genome contains the following:
- the LOC133692941 gene encoding probable glycerol-3-phosphate acyltransferase 3 has translation MFPRAFFFQDLFFFFFRIISRQFRNPKGLQRSFSNVHAAHGKYQKYAPLSFRSDLSSKTLVFNVEGTLLKSYSLFPYFMLVAFEAGSLLRALILFLLYPFICLVGQDMGLKIMVMVCFFGIKKESFRVGSAVLPKFFLEDVGLEALEELKRGGRKVAVSDHFPQVMIESFLRDYLDVNCVVGRELKTGCGYFLGLLEEKKKDMLHLEEILGKDSIISHDDIIGISQLNSSLDHPLFSHCKEIYLVRRVDKRSWQHLPRDRYPKPLIFHDGRLALRPTPLATLALFMWVPFGFVLALIRAAVALSLPYSMSIPTLTFTGVKVEISKPKLSSSVLRSSKENKSKKGLLYVCNHRTLLDPLYLSFALKKNFTAVTYSLSRLSEILSPIRTVRLTRDREQDAKMMERLLNQGDLVVCPEGTTCREPYLLRFSPLFAEMSDDIVPVALDTHVSMFHGTTAGGLKCLDPLFFLMNPRPSYTIQLLDGVSGLSTCQDSDKSRFDVANYVQSEIGKALSFECTKLTRRDKYLILAGNEGITCNQR, from the exons ATGTTTCCAAGGGCGTTTTTCTTCCAAgacctcttcttctttttctttcgcATTATCTCTAGACAGTTCAGGAACCCAAAAGGTCTGCAAAGAAGCTTTAGCAATGTCCATGCAGCCCATGGCAAATACCAGAAGTATGCTCCTCTTTCTTTTAGATCAGACTTATCATCCAAGACATTGGTCTTTAATGTGGAAGGAACTTTGCTGAAATCATACTCTTTGTTTCCTTACTTTATGCTTGTGGCTTTTGAAGCTGGAAGCTTATTAAGGGCCCTTATTCTCTTTCTGTTATACCCATTTATTTGCTTAGTTGGTCAAGATATGGGCTTAAAGATAATGGTAATGGTTTGCTTCTTCgggataaaaaaagagagctttAGGGTTGGAAGTGCTGTTTTGCCGAAGTTTTTCTTGGAGGATGTTGGGTTGGAGGCACTTGAGGAATTGAAAAGAGGAGGGAGGAAAGTGGCCGTGAGTGATCACTTCCCTCAAGTCATGATTGAAAGCTTCCTGAGAGACTACTTGGATGTTAACTGTGTTGTTGGGAGGGAGCTAAAGACGGGCTGTGGGTATTTTTTGGGACTcttggaagagaagaagaaagacatGCTACACTTGGAGGAGATACTCGGAAAGGATAGTATTATTAGCCATGACGATATCATTGGCATTAGTCAGTTAAATAGCTCTCTTGATCATCCTTTATTTTCCCATTGCAAG GAGATTTACTTGGTCAGAAGGGTAGACAAGAGAAGCTGGCAACACCTCCCAAGAGACAGATACCCTAAACCCCTTATTTTCCACGACGGTAGACTTGCTCTAAGACCAACCCCACTGGCCACTCTAGCATTATTCATGTGGGTCCCTTTTGGCTTCGTCCTTGCCTTGATCAGGGCCGCTGTGGCTTTATCTCTTCCATACAGCATGTCCATTCCCACACTGACTTTCACTGGGGTTAAAGTAGAGATATCTAAACCCAAATTGTCTTCTTCAGTGCTTCGAagctcaaaagaaaataaatccaaaaaaggACTCCTTTATGTCTGCAATCATAGAACATTACTAGATCCTCTGTACCTTTCTTTcgcattaaagaaaaatttcacCGCTGTCACATACAGCCTTAGTAGATTGTCAGAGATACTGTCACCAATCAGGACCGTTCGCTTAACTCGTGATCGCGAACAAGATGCAAAGATGATGGAGAGACTGTTAAATCAAGGGGATCTTGTGGTTTGCCCAGAAGGTACCACATGTAGAGAGCCATACCTCTTGAGATTTAGCCCGTTATTTGCTGAGATGAGCGATGACATAGTGCCTGTGGCTTTGGACACCCATGTGAGCATGTTTCATGGCACAACTGCCGGTGGGCTCAAGTGCCTAGACCCACTTTTCTTCCTCATGAACCCTCGACCAAGTTACACTATTCAGTTGCTCGACGGCGTATCTGGACTGTCCACATGCCAGGACAGTGATAAATCAAGATTTGATGTTGCCAATTACGTGCAGAGTGAGATTGGCAAGGCATTGAGCTTTGAGTGCACCAAGCTTACAAGAAGAGACAAGTACTTGATTTTAGCTGGCAATGAAGGCATAACTTGCAACCAACGGTGA